One stretch of Schlesneria sp. DSM 10557 DNA includes these proteins:
- a CDS encoding amidohydrolase has product MRFPHPLFLIAFVSAWLPGSPCPAQSASDDLLSAAPREAESTYASPPADLIFRNGAAYTVDAARSWADSVAIREGRIAYVGTGPGIQKWTGPQTRQIDLAGKMLLPGFHDSHVHLIGGGIELGECDINGLTTVAAIQDAVKAYALRHPEKKWIRGGGWPLTLEDGNPSKELLDRVMPDRPVLLDAFDGHSTWANSMALKLAGITRETPDPPRGRIERDPQTGEPTGTLRESASRLVINKIPPYTPDEYLKGLRRGLEVANRFGITSVQEASVAEQHLNALSELDRARELTVRVVAAMRVEPAKQMLQIPQFVEWREKFRGRRLRATSVKIFEDGVIESRTASLLQPYLGGTQERGWLNFEPEVLNPLVVELDRLGFQIHVHAIGDRAIQCSFDALELGQRLNGRRDSRHHLAHIELFDPSDIGRFRKLGVIANFQPLWANADLYIVNMTQPILGPERSRWLYPIRSVAETGALIACGSDWSVTSMNPLEAIQIAVTRRGLNEGPGLAWVPEETVDLSLMLAAYTINGAYVNFQEQETGSIEVGKAADLIVLDRNLFEIPRHEIHQAKVLLTLLEGEPVYRSADFPE; this is encoded by the coding sequence ATGCGATTCCCACACCCGCTGTTCCTCATCGCCTTCGTGTCGGCCTGGTTGCCTGGCTCGCCTTGCCCTGCGCAATCAGCGTCTGACGACCTCCTGTCGGCCGCACCACGGGAGGCCGAGTCAACTTACGCCTCGCCCCCTGCCGACCTGATTTTTCGAAACGGGGCGGCCTACACCGTCGACGCCGCCCGAAGCTGGGCCGACTCGGTTGCCATTCGAGAAGGACGGATCGCCTACGTCGGCACGGGCCCGGGGATCCAGAAGTGGACGGGCCCCCAGACTCGTCAGATCGATCTCGCTGGAAAGATGCTCTTGCCAGGATTCCATGACTCGCATGTCCACCTGATCGGCGGAGGAATTGAACTGGGTGAATGCGACATCAATGGACTGACGACCGTCGCCGCCATACAGGACGCGGTTAAAGCCTATGCCCTGCGGCACCCGGAAAAGAAATGGATTCGCGGCGGGGGATGGCCGCTGACGCTTGAAGACGGCAATCCCAGCAAAGAACTCCTTGATCGAGTCATGCCAGATCGCCCCGTCCTGCTGGATGCGTTCGACGGACACTCGACCTGGGCCAACTCGATGGCATTGAAACTCGCTGGCATCACCCGTGAGACGCCCGATCCACCCCGTGGACGCATCGAACGGGATCCGCAAACGGGTGAGCCGACGGGAACCCTGCGAGAATCCGCCAGCCGCCTGGTCATCAACAAAATCCCCCCGTATACCCCCGATGAATATCTGAAGGGATTGCGGCGAGGTCTTGAAGTCGCCAACCGGTTTGGGATCACGTCGGTTCAGGAAGCGTCAGTCGCGGAACAACACCTCAATGCTCTTTCCGAACTGGATCGGGCAAGGGAACTGACTGTCCGGGTCGTCGCGGCCATGCGTGTCGAACCTGCCAAACAGATGCTTCAGATTCCGCAATTCGTCGAATGGCGAGAGAAGTTCCGCGGAAGGCGGCTGCGGGCCACTTCGGTCAAGATCTTTGAAGACGGAGTCATCGAGTCACGAACAGCGTCGCTGCTGCAACCCTACCTCGGTGGCACGCAAGAGCGAGGATGGCTCAACTTCGAGCCGGAAGTACTGAACCCTCTCGTTGTAGAACTTGATCGGCTCGGGTTTCAGATTCACGTTCATGCGATTGGTGACCGAGCCATCCAGTGTTCGTTCGATGCGCTGGAACTGGGGCAGAGGCTGAACGGCCGTCGCGATTCGCGCCACCATCTCGCTCACATCGAACTGTTCGACCCTTCGGACATTGGCCGCTTTCGCAAACTGGGCGTAATTGCCAATTTTCAGCCGTTGTGGGCGAATGCAGATCTCTACATCGTCAACATGACTCAGCCCATTCTGGGCCCGGAGCGGTCCCGCTGGTTGTACCCCATTCGCAGCGTGGCCGAGACGGGTGCCTTGATCGCCTGTGGCAGTGACTGGTCAGTCACCTCCATGAACCCGCTCGAAGCGATCCAGATTGCCGTGACCCGACGAGGATTGAATGAGGGCCCGGGGCTCGCCTGGGTCCCGGAAGAAACCGTAGACCTCTCGCTGATGCTGGCGGCCTACACCATTAACGGAGCCTACGTCAATTTTCAGGAACAGGAGACGGGGTCCATTGAAGTCGGCAAAGCGGCCGACCTGATTGTTCTGGACCGTAATCTGTTCGAGATTCCCCGCCACGAGATCCACCAGGCCAAGGTACTGCTGACCCTGCTGGAAGGAGAGCCGGTTTATCGCAGCGCCGACTTCCCCGAGTAA
- a CDS encoding ABC transporter ATP-binding protein codes for MKNYCRALREAWRHWLTLSIGILCSFAMAFLWGANIIALFPVIETTIHGDTLQQWNIKRTEAVRDKVNTLAAEVEAVVLPPQTDEHYLSMRLKRDMLQTKLMAEQVNLQSRERLQPWLEAWLPTDPFNTVILVLVLVVAGTLLKQIFGMANVVLVNYVSQSIAREVRMRIFSKAVTMDRTGFNHLGISGFMAYITHTTDGLAQGITAFYGGLVAEPLRILSCLTLAMIVSWRVTLASMIFAPLMVVLMVWLNRRIRGLARQALDRSLGFHHVILEVFGALQTVQANTMEPYERERFRKSTKQMRRMGVLGSFYNALANPITEVFGMSALCTGLGVAAYLVISQKTHIFGIRMTVDPMSVTELTVVFGLLVGATEPLRKLSGVIGGINSGSAAANLLYPLLDAQSRIVDPPEATTISIPHRTIEFKNVTFSYDGIHEVLKNVNLTIPFGERLAVIGPNGGGKSTLMNLLCRFYDPQKGSVTLDGIPLCDLALNDIRSRIAIVSQQSDFFNETVLHNIRYGRWDATDAEVVEAAKKARADEFISEFSWGYYTNVGPNGQRLSGGQRQRIALARALLRNSEILILDEATNQIDVESEKLIHEALLLHAKDKTLIMITHRQSTLELATRIIQVDRGDVKDVTQTVNRAA; via the coding sequence ATGAAGAACTATTGTCGGGCACTGCGCGAGGCATGGCGTCACTGGTTGACGTTAAGCATTGGCATCCTGTGCTCATTTGCGATGGCCTTTCTCTGGGGCGCTAACATCATTGCGCTCTTTCCCGTGATTGAAACGACAATCCACGGTGACACGCTTCAACAATGGAATATCAAACGGACTGAAGCGGTTCGAGATAAAGTCAATACACTGGCTGCCGAGGTGGAAGCTGTCGTTCTGCCACCCCAGACCGACGAGCACTATCTCTCGATGCGTCTCAAGCGTGATATGCTGCAGACCAAGCTGATGGCCGAACAGGTCAACTTGCAATCGCGTGAGCGACTGCAGCCCTGGCTGGAAGCGTGGCTGCCGACGGATCCCTTTAACACCGTCATTCTCGTGCTGGTACTCGTCGTCGCGGGAACGTTGCTCAAGCAGATCTTCGGCATGGCGAACGTGGTGCTGGTCAACTATGTCTCGCAGAGTATCGCCCGCGAAGTTCGCATGCGAATCTTCAGCAAGGCGGTAACAATGGACCGCACAGGCTTTAACCACTTGGGGATCAGTGGTTTCATGGCCTATATCACTCATACGACTGACGGTCTGGCGCAGGGGATCACCGCGTTCTACGGAGGACTCGTCGCCGAACCGCTACGGATTCTCAGTTGCCTGACACTCGCCATGATTGTGTCGTGGCGGGTCACACTCGCGTCGATGATCTTTGCGCCGCTGATGGTCGTGCTGATGGTCTGGCTGAACCGTCGAATCCGGGGACTTGCGCGGCAGGCCCTCGATCGCTCCCTGGGGTTCCATCATGTGATTCTGGAAGTGTTTGGGGCTCTGCAGACAGTGCAGGCGAACACGATGGAACCCTATGAACGTGAACGCTTTCGGAAATCGACAAAGCAAATGCGGCGCATGGGGGTCCTGGGGAGTTTTTATAACGCCCTCGCCAATCCCATTACCGAAGTCTTCGGTATGTCTGCCCTCTGCACCGGACTGGGGGTAGCTGCCTATCTTGTCATCAGCCAGAAGACACACATCTTCGGTATCCGGATGACGGTCGATCCGATGAGTGTCACAGAGCTGACCGTGGTATTTGGACTACTTGTCGGTGCGACGGAACCACTTCGAAAGCTGTCGGGGGTCATTGGTGGAATTAATTCCGGTTCTGCTGCGGCAAACCTGCTCTATCCACTCCTGGATGCTCAGTCTCGCATTGTGGATCCCCCTGAAGCTACGACGATCTCAATCCCGCATCGGACGATTGAATTCAAGAACGTCACGTTCAGTTATGATGGGATTCACGAAGTTCTGAAGAACGTCAACCTGACGATTCCGTTCGGAGAGCGGCTTGCTGTCATTGGTCCCAATGGAGGCGGCAAAAGCACGCTGATGAACCTGCTATGTCGCTTCTATGATCCGCAGAAGGGGTCCGTCACGCTGGATGGTATCCCGCTGTGCGATCTGGCTCTGAATGACATTCGCAGCCGGATCGCCATCGTCTCGCAGCAATCGGATTTTTTTAACGAGACCGTTCTGCACAACATTCGTTATGGCCGCTGGGATGCCACAGACGCTGAGGTTGTTGAGGCAGCGAAAAAAGCGCGGGCTGACGAGTTTATTTCCGAGTTCTCCTGGGGTTACTACACGAATGTCGGGCCGAATGGTCAGCGTTTGAGTGGTGGGCAACGGCAGCGAATCGCATTGGCCAGGGCCCTCTTGCGTAATTCCGAGATCCTGATTCTGGATGAAGCGACCAACCAGATTGATGTGGAAAGTGAAAAGCTGATCCATGAAGCACTGCTGCTTCATGCCAAAGATAAGACCCTGATCATGATTACTCACCGTCAAAGTACTCTCGAACTTGCGACTCGCATTATTCAAGTCGACCGGGGCGATGTGAAAGACGTCACCCAGACCGTCAATCGCGCCGCCTGA
- a CDS encoding glycosyltransferase family 2 protein, producing the protein MDKDFSFSLADIPVAQEYLSSYLERVATGQQRMARSRAVICGLARNVEKILPKSIARIERLGTMFADYRVVIYENDSTDNTKPLLQEWAQANPKVDITVEQLGDPVNPCARCLKRAERMARYRNECLNLIREKYADYDHVIVVDTDLEYGWSDDGVANTFGHENWDFVGSNGLILRRCGIALNAFLQYDAWAFRNDENFTQLSTAEVNYMSWQRGEPLVPVMCSFGGLGVYRMPAYLAGTYSGHDTEHVTHQQVARPLGFRNVFLNPSQITLYGRHHRRSDLWMIPLITVGTRILESARLVAAPCISRTFVAATHDREGDSRTRRFGLPLTTNH; encoded by the coding sequence ATGGACAAGGATTTCTCGTTCTCACTGGCTGATATTCCCGTCGCGCAGGAGTATCTCTCCAGCTATCTCGAACGAGTCGCGACCGGGCAGCAGCGGATGGCGCGAAGCCGGGCGGTGATCTGCGGATTGGCACGCAATGTCGAAAAGATCCTGCCCAAATCCATCGCTCGCATCGAGCGACTGGGGACCATGTTCGCGGACTATCGCGTGGTCATCTACGAGAATGATTCGACGGACAATACCAAGCCTTTGTTGCAGGAGTGGGCCCAGGCGAACCCGAAAGTCGATATCACGGTCGAACAACTGGGCGACCCGGTGAATCCCTGTGCCCGCTGTCTGAAACGTGCCGAGCGAATGGCCCGTTATCGGAATGAATGTCTCAACCTCATTCGCGAAAAGTATGCTGACTACGACCATGTGATCGTCGTGGATACAGACCTGGAATACGGCTGGAGTGACGATGGCGTCGCGAACACCTTCGGTCATGAGAACTGGGATTTCGTGGGGTCAAATGGCCTGATTCTGCGCCGGTGCGGCATCGCGTTGAATGCGTTCCTGCAGTACGACGCCTGGGCCTTCCGCAACGATGAAAACTTCACTCAGCTCTCCACTGCAGAAGTGAACTACATGAGCTGGCAGCGCGGCGAACCCCTGGTTCCGGTAATGTGCAGTTTTGGCGGGCTGGGGGTGTACCGGATGCCCGCCTACCTGGCGGGGACCTACTCAGGGCACGACACCGAACATGTCACGCACCAGCAGGTGGCACGTCCGCTCGGGTTCCGCAATGTCTTTTTGAACCCGAGCCAGATCACTTTGTACGGACGCCATCATCGGCGTTCTGATCTCTGGATGATCCCCCTGATCACGGTCGGAACGCGCATCCTCGAATCAGCGCGTCTGGTGGCTGCCCCCTGCATCTCGCGGACATTTGTGGCCGCAACGCACGATCGAGAAGGCGATTCACGCACCCGCAGATTTGGACTGCCCCTCACTACCAATCACTGA
- a CDS encoding class I SAM-dependent methyltransferase: MTSRLMKLANRCFSRTSEYRQLEPLPPSGPRVVEAGECGLIDDVRRGWFNRTSGELARGFSITADDTVVDVGCGFGDVCAFAASFGAEVIGTDIDPDRIENVKRKMERFAQTGRPFQGYVSDSNPLPLADQTATKVISMEVMEHVDDPAQFLSELVRVGKPGAMYLITVPDPVAETVQTKFAPSIYWEKPNHIRILQRDEFDRLIEQAGLELIEHTHTGFFWSMWWIFFWASQQEKMTPQGPVLENWTRTWFELLQIPNAETAINALDAFMPKSQVVIARKPV, from the coding sequence ATGACATCTCGGTTAATGAAACTCGCGAATCGGTGCTTTTCACGAACTTCAGAGTATCGCCAACTCGAGCCATTGCCGCCTTCCGGTCCTCGCGTTGTGGAAGCGGGCGAATGCGGGTTAATCGACGACGTCCGACGTGGCTGGTTCAACCGCACCAGTGGCGAACTGGCCAGAGGCTTCTCAATCACCGCTGACGATACTGTGGTCGACGTCGGGTGCGGTTTCGGCGATGTCTGTGCCTTTGCTGCTTCCTTTGGTGCCGAAGTCATCGGGACGGATATCGATCCAGACAGGATCGAAAACGTCAAGCGGAAGATGGAACGGTTTGCCCAGACGGGGCGGCCGTTTCAGGGGTATGTCAGCGATTCCAATCCGCTTCCTCTGGCAGACCAGACTGCCACCAAAGTCATTTCGATGGAAGTCATGGAGCACGTCGACGATCCGGCTCAATTTCTTTCCGAGCTTGTCCGGGTCGGGAAGCCTGGTGCCATGTACCTGATTACCGTTCCCGATCCGGTTGCAGAGACCGTCCAGACCAAATTTGCACCGTCGATCTACTGGGAAAAGCCGAATCACATCCGGATCCTCCAGCGGGACGAATTTGATCGACTGATCGAGCAGGCTGGGTTAGAGCTGATCGAGCACACGCACACCGGTTTCTTCTGGTCGATGTGGTGGATTTTCTTCTGGGCCAGTCAGCAGGAGAAGATGACCCCGCAAGGACCGGTGCTTGAGAACTGGACCAGGACCTGGTTCGAACTGCTGCAAATCCCGAATGCCGAAACCGCGATTAATGCGCTCGACGCATTCATGCCCAAAAGCCAGGTTGTGATTGCCCGCAAACCGGTATGA
- a CDS encoding glycosyltransferase, producing the protein MDCTDVTTHNHPADAPAAKRMAVLLTSYNTGACKGLNLGIAGYSHDIVANLFIPLLSRWGEVYVIPDPRNNLEAAIQEMRNRNLEPVHVSILPFQDVCLTESAPNIVVPAWEFPDIPNEAFDDNPQNKWPDVAAQCKAVFVGGPFTFDALRNAGITVPMHIVPVPTPDPYFELREWAPQQSVSMEIPAMVLPQDIPATPEKVRRLPARQQTKPPPTGLKRWGLAIEAGIRNVTRSVVGSSLYERYERCQRALKAGYHATLRPTKLSTLYRTSPEIELSGIVYTSIFNPLDGRKNWSDLLTGFLMALGDCKDATLVVKLAASRPDAAQGILDYYRDRNIPHRCKVIFITEFLTESQLHDLAAASTFYIQTTRAEGNCLPLMNYLAAARPAISPCHTAIADYFDDQVGFVVESHPEPAAFPHDPELRCRTTWARIVWPSLVKQIRASYRMAKSDPDAYRAMSTRARERMNGWASSEAVWSRLSVALDSTVAAANLEVTPQIKARRAA; encoded by the coding sequence ATGGACTGCACTGACGTGACGACTCACAATCACCCTGCAGACGCGCCTGCAGCGAAACGGATGGCCGTGCTGCTGACGTCTTACAATACGGGTGCTTGCAAGGGGCTGAACCTGGGTATCGCGGGTTATTCCCACGACATCGTGGCGAACCTGTTCATTCCACTGCTCAGCCGCTGGGGCGAGGTCTATGTCATTCCCGATCCCCGCAACAATCTGGAAGCGGCCATCCAGGAAATGCGGAATCGAAATCTGGAACCCGTTCATGTCAGTATCCTGCCGTTTCAGGATGTCTGCCTGACGGAATCCGCTCCGAACATTGTCGTCCCCGCCTGGGAATTTCCGGACATTCCCAATGAGGCATTCGACGACAATCCTCAGAATAAGTGGCCCGATGTGGCTGCCCAATGCAAGGCGGTCTTCGTCGGAGGGCCGTTCACGTTCGACGCACTTCGAAATGCGGGGATCACAGTGCCCATGCACATCGTTCCTGTTCCAACACCGGACCCCTACTTCGAACTTCGAGAATGGGCGCCACAGCAGTCTGTCAGCATGGAAATCCCGGCCATGGTTCTGCCCCAGGACATTCCGGCGACACCCGAAAAGGTTCGTCGGCTACCTGCTCGACAGCAGACCAAGCCGCCTCCTACGGGGCTGAAGCGATGGGGGCTGGCGATTGAAGCCGGGATTCGCAATGTGACTCGTTCTGTGGTTGGTTCGTCGCTCTACGAGCGTTACGAGCGATGTCAGCGTGCGTTGAAGGCGGGGTACCATGCGACCCTGAGGCCGACGAAGCTTTCGACTCTTTATCGTACCAGTCCCGAGATCGAGCTGTCGGGCATTGTTTACACCAGCATCTTCAATCCGCTCGACGGTCGGAAGAACTGGTCGGACCTTCTCACCGGCTTCCTGATGGCGCTGGGAGATTGCAAAGATGCAACGCTGGTGGTCAAGCTGGCCGCCAGCCGCCCCGATGCGGCGCAAGGGATTCTCGATTACTACCGCGACCGGAATATTCCTCACCGCTGTAAGGTGATCTTCATTACGGAATTCCTGACGGAAAGCCAACTGCATGACCTGGCCGCGGCCAGTACGTTCTACATTCAGACAACCCGCGCGGAAGGAAACTGCCTGCCGCTGATGAATTACCTGGCGGCCGCCCGGCCCGCAATTTCACCCTGTCATACGGCCATTGCCGACTACTTCGACGATCAAGTCGGCTTCGTGGTCGAATCGCACCCTGAACCAGCCGCCTTCCCGCATGATCCCGAACTGCGTTGTCGGACCACCTGGGCGAGAATTGTCTGGCCGTCGCTGGTGAAGCAGATCCGGGCCAGTTACCGAATGGCCAAGTCGGATCCGGATGCTTACAGGGCGATGTCCACACGAGCCCGCGAACGAATGAATGGATGGGCCAGTTCGGAAGCCGTCTGGAGCCGCCTGAGCGTCGCTTTGGATTCGACGGTTGCAGCGGCGAATCTGGAAGTGACACCACAGATCAAAGCCCGCCGCGCGGCGTAG
- a CDS encoding sulfotransferase, with translation MKIDFIVPGFSKCGTTSLCAMLAEHPEIGIPNPHDAIMKEPSFFANEYHRGWDSYWKLFDGVAEKRLHGEGSTVYSTEEYGEVVVDRLMEYFPDIRLIFIARDPFARLESSFREMHDSGYKYGIEPPARIDEALRTLPNMLKDTLYWQRIQTFRRKFSDSQIKVMFLEDLERDPATELARCFEFLGVDPGVQIESTNIRLNSGQSKRQDSKVLHFLKSNRFASPCWNQLPEATRNWMMKRLGLRQKFRSPIEWPAATRAWVLEQVGDDARQFLEFYGKPTDFWRLQMSLFTTAGQKELPRRRAAA, from the coding sequence ATGAAGATTGATTTTATTGTCCCGGGCTTCAGCAAATGTGGCACGACATCGCTTTGTGCAATGCTTGCCGAGCATCCGGAAATCGGGATCCCCAATCCGCACGATGCCATCATGAAGGAACCCAGTTTTTTTGCCAACGAGTACCATCGTGGGTGGGATTCTTACTGGAAGCTGTTTGATGGTGTCGCGGAAAAACGACTGCACGGGGAAGGGAGTACCGTCTACTCGACGGAAGAATATGGCGAAGTCGTCGTCGACCGTTTGATGGAATATTTTCCTGACATTCGCCTGATCTTTATCGCGCGGGACCCGTTTGCCCGGTTGGAATCGAGTTTCCGGGAGATGCATGACAGCGGATACAAGTACGGGATCGAACCCCCGGCGCGGATCGATGAGGCGCTCAGGACCCTTCCCAACATGCTCAAGGATACGCTGTACTGGCAGCGGATTCAGACCTTCCGCCGCAAGTTTTCCGATTCTCAGATCAAGGTGATGTTCCTTGAGGATCTGGAACGGGATCCCGCCACGGAACTTGCCCGATGCTTTGAATTTCTGGGTGTCGACCCGGGTGTTCAGATCGAATCAACCAATATTCGACTCAATTCCGGCCAGTCAAAACGACAAGATTCGAAAGTTCTGCACTTCCTCAAGTCGAACCGTTTCGCCAGCCCCTGCTGGAATCAGCTCCCCGAGGCGACCCGGAACTGGATGATGAAACGCCTGGGACTGCGGCAGAAGTTCCGCAGCCCGATCGAATGGCCGGCAGCGACGCGTGCGTGGGTGCTGGAACAGGTTGGCGACGACGCTCGTCAATTCCTCGAATTCTATGGCAAGCCGACGGATTTCTGGCGGTTGCAGATGAGTCTCTTCACGACTGCTGGCCAGAAGGAATTGCCTCGACGTCGCGCGGCAGCATAA
- the ppc gene encoding phosphoenolpyruvate carboxylase produces the protein MVNNELLRRDVRTLGDMLGDVIRELAGESALERVEEIRKVARERRSGVEEAEGELSRLIESLDEPTARDVTRAFSIFFDLANIAEDRHRVRILRSRELERHPQPRSESIGEAIAKLKGAGFTPVETQSALDRLAIELVFTAHPSEAKRRSLRVKLRRMRQALEDLDLADLLPRERQKLENLLRTEMTALWQTEFLRPNRPTVLQEVRRGLTIAPRLWEVVPGIYDDMRRALEVSYPGVEFRLPLFLKFGSWIGGDRDGHPHVTRDVTAQTLLWLREAAIKAHLKQCRQLSEFLSISTKESSLGPQLNDEFDAATMKWPVILERVQTVPTTESCRLWLAVIEWRLEQSFGTSIGEKLPDGAYRDGAELEQDVLKLVNSLEGLGTLHLIRNELLPWLDLVRVFGLHMNRLDVRQDARRHIEALTEIFAKAGITANFEALPEEERQDVLTRTMPWKEEISHDGLSPHVVETLELFRLLHSAMATFGPSCVGSHIISLTSAPSDMLSVLWLWRWAQSVGNPPGTDVTNLEDQLAIAPLFEKIGDLRRGPETLEAILKHPVYASHVQKLGSRQIVMVGYSDSTKDGGYLAACWGLYRSQSELQRTADRYGVKLTFFHGRGGSLGRGGGPAARGIYSLPPEALDGSLRLTEQGEVLAERYDDDQIAYRHLEQVTSATLLASALPARTAKPAWSVIMEQLSRRSYQAYRELVDQPGFIEFFSSATPIDEIESLNIGSRPARRRGERTLADLRAIPWVFSWTQNRSMIPAWYGLGTALTEVLEERPNDWQTLYEMYRQWPFFQATIENAALALAKADEFISSRYADLVQNSEVRNLIGGLIDVERDRSRKTILALTGGTDLLSATPWLQASIDARNPYIDPLNLIQIELVQRRRSLPADTPPEDAERLGGLLRLTVQGIAAGMRTTG, from the coding sequence ATGGTCAATAATGAATTGCTACGTCGTGATGTACGCACGCTGGGTGACATGCTCGGCGATGTCATCCGCGAGCTGGCAGGAGAATCGGCGTTAGAGCGAGTTGAAGAGATCCGCAAGGTGGCCCGCGAACGTCGATCCGGCGTGGAAGAAGCCGAGGGTGAACTCTCGCGCTTGATCGAGTCGCTCGATGAGCCCACCGCCCGTGACGTCACGCGCGCCTTCAGCATCTTCTTTGATCTGGCCAACATCGCAGAGGATCGGCACCGGGTGAGGATTTTGCGCTCACGAGAGCTGGAGCGCCATCCACAACCTCGCAGTGAGTCGATCGGAGAGGCGATTGCGAAATTGAAGGGAGCGGGCTTCACGCCGGTCGAAACGCAGTCGGCACTCGATCGCCTGGCGATCGAACTGGTCTTTACGGCGCACCCCAGCGAGGCCAAGCGTCGCAGCCTGCGCGTGAAGCTGCGCCGCATGCGACAGGCTCTTGAGGACCTCGACCTGGCGGACCTGCTGCCTCGTGAGCGCCAGAAACTGGAAAACCTGCTGCGCACCGAGATGACGGCGCTCTGGCAGACTGAGTTTCTGCGTCCCAACCGTCCGACGGTCCTGCAGGAAGTTCGCCGGGGATTGACGATTGCCCCGCGCCTGTGGGAGGTCGTCCCCGGCATCTATGACGATATGCGACGGGCCCTTGAGGTCTCTTACCCGGGAGTCGAGTTCCGTCTGCCGCTCTTTCTGAAATTCGGTTCATGGATCGGCGGAGACCGCGATGGACATCCCCATGTCACCCGCGACGTCACGGCCCAAACCCTGTTGTGGCTGCGCGAGGCCGCCATCAAAGCCCATTTGAAACAATGCCGACAACTGTCCGAGTTTCTCTCAATCTCGACGAAAGAGTCCTCTCTGGGGCCGCAACTGAATGACGAGTTTGATGCGGCCACAATGAAGTGGCCCGTCATTCTGGAACGTGTCCAGACCGTCCCCACCACCGAATCCTGCCGTCTCTGGCTCGCGGTGATCGAATGGCGTCTTGAACAGTCGTTCGGCACTTCCATCGGCGAGAAATTGCCCGATGGAGCCTATCGTGACGGAGCTGAACTGGAACAGGACGTCCTCAAACTAGTCAACAGTCTTGAAGGACTGGGGACACTGCATCTGATCCGAAACGAACTGCTCCCGTGGCTGGATCTCGTCCGCGTTTTCGGACTGCACATGAACCGACTGGATGTCCGTCAGGATGCCCGGCGACACATCGAAGCGCTGACAGAAATCTTCGCCAAGGCGGGTATTACCGCAAACTTCGAAGCTCTTCCCGAAGAGGAACGCCAGGACGTCCTCACGCGGACCATGCCCTGGAAAGAGGAAATCTCTCACGACGGACTTTCACCCCATGTGGTCGAGACGCTGGAACTCTTCCGGCTGCTGCATTCAGCCATGGCCACATTCGGTCCAAGCTGCGTGGGGAGTCACATCATCAGCCTCACCAGCGCCCCCAGCGATATGCTCAGCGTACTCTGGTTGTGGCGGTGGGCTCAGTCGGTCGGCAATCCGCCGGGGACCGACGTCACCAACCTCGAAGACCAGTTAGCGATCGCACCCCTGTTCGAAAAGATTGGTGATTTGAGACGCGGACCAGAAACACTGGAAGCGATTCTCAAGCATCCTGTCTACGCCTCGCACGTGCAGAAGCTCGGGTCACGCCAGATCGTGATGGTCGGATATTCGGACAGCACCAAAGATGGTGGGTACCTGGCCGCCTGCTGGGGTCTTTATCGATCCCAAAGCGAACTGCAGCGTACTGCCGATCGCTACGGCGTCAAATTGACGTTCTTCCATGGCCGGGGAGGTTCGCTGGGGCGAGGCGGGGGACCGGCAGCTCGTGGGATTTATTCGCTCCCTCCCGAAGCACTCGACGGCAGCCTCAGACTGACCGAACAGGGCGAAGTCCTCGCCGAACGCTACGACGATGACCAGATCGCGTATCGGCATCTGGAACAGGTCACGTCCGCCACGCTATTGGCCAGTGCACTTCCCGCACGCACGGCCAAGCCCGCCTGGTCGGTCATCATGGAGCAACTCTCGCGGCGTTCTTATCAGGCCTACCGCGAACTGGTGGACCAGCCAGGTTTCATCGAGTTCTTCAGCTCGGCCACACCAATCGATGAGATTGAAAGCCTCAACATCGGCTCACGACCGGCCCGCCGCCGTGGTGAACGGACGTTGGCGGATCTGCGGGCAATCCCCTGGGTCTTCTCGTGGACGCAGAATCGATCGATGATCCCCGCCTGGTATGGCCTGGGCACCGCATTGACCGAAGTACTGGAAGAACGCCCCAACGACTGGCAGACTCTCTACGAGATGTACCGGCAGTGGCCGTTCTTTCAGGCAACCATTGAGAACGCTGCTCTGGCACTGGCCAAAGCGGATGAATTCATCTCATCCCGCTACGCCGATCTTGTCCAGAACTCCGAAGTCAGAAATCTGATCGGAGGATTGATCGATGTCGAACGGGATCGATCTCGGAAGACGATTCTCGCCCTCACCGGGGGAACGGATTTGCTATCGGCCACTCCCTGGCTGCAAGCATCCATCGACGCGCGCAATCCCTACATCGACCCTCTGAATCTCATTCAGATTGAACTCGTTCAGCGCCGCAGAAGCCTGCCCGCAGACACGCCCCCTGAAGACGCCGAGCGACTGGGTGGATTGCTGCGTCTGACAGTCCAGGGGATTGCCGCCGGAATGCGGACCACCGGTTGA